A part of Aegilops tauschii subsp. strangulata cultivar AL8/78 chromosome 2, Aet v6.0, whole genome shotgun sequence genomic DNA contains:
- the LOC141020566 gene encoding small ribosomal subunit protein uS11y, translating into MSGRKKTREPKEENVTLGPAVREGEHVFGVAHIFASFNDTFIHVTDLSGRETLVRITGGMKVKADRDESSPYAAMLASQDVAVRCKELGITALHIKLRATGGNKTKTPGPGAQAALRALARSGMKIGRIEDVTPVPTDSTRRKGGRRGRRL; encoded by the exons atg TCAGGGAGGAAGAAGACCCGCGAGCCCAAGGAGGAGAACGTGACGCTCGGCCCCGCCGTCCGCGAGGGGGAGCACGTCTTCGGCGTCGCGCACATCTTCGCCTCCTTCAACGACACCTTCATC CATGTCACGGATCTGTCCGGGAGGGAGACGCTCGTCCGCATCACCG GTGGCATGAAGGTCAAAGCTGATCGTGATGAATCATCCCCTTATGCAGCTATGCTTGCATCTCAGGATGTTGCTGTAAGATGTAAG GAGCTTGGAATTACTGCTCTGCACATTAAGCTCCGTGCTACTGGTGGAAACAAGACAAAAACTCCAGGTCCTGGTGCTCAAGCTGCGCTTAGAGCTCTTGCACGTTCTGGCATGAAGATTGGACGCATTG AGGATGTTACCCCGGTCCCCACTGACAGCACCCGCCGGAAGGGTGGTAGAAGAGGAAGGAGGCTGTAA